The DNA region AATGGGCCGCGCGCTGATCGCGGACAGTACCGCGGCGATGGCCGGCTCGCTGCTGGGCACTTCGACCACCACCAGCTACATCGAGTCAGCTGCAGGCGTAAGTGCCGGTGGCCGTACCGGTCTGACGGCCGTGGTGGTGGCGGTGCTGTTCCTGCTGGCGCTGTTTTTCGCCCCGCTGGCGAGCAGCGTGCCCGCTTTCGCCACCGCACCGGCGCTGCTGTTCGTGGCCGTGCTGATGGCTTCCGGCATGGCTGAAATCGACTGGGACGACATTACCGTGGCCGCACCGGTGGTGATCACCGCGCTGGCGATGCCGTTCACCTATTCCATCGCCAACGGCATTGCCTTTGGCTTCATTTCCTGGACAGTGATCAAACTGCTGTCGGGACGCTGGCGCGAGCTGAATTCGGCGCTGGTGATCCTGTCGATCCTGTTCGTGATCAAGCTGGGCTGGTTCAACGCATGAGTGTTCCCTTCGACCCTGCGAGCTACGACCGTCAGCTCGAAGAAAAAACCGTTCGCCTGCGCGAGCTGCTGGCACCGTTCGATGCGCCCGAGCCGCACGTATTCGACTCACCTCGCGAGCATTATCGGCTGCGCGCCGAGTTTCGTCTGTGGCGTGAAGACCAGAAGCGTTATTACGCGATGTTCGCGCCGGGCGACAACAGAACACCGATCCTGCTGGAAGGCCTGCCGATTGCCAGCGAGCGTATCAACGCACTGATGCCGGTGCTACGCGAGCGCTGGGAAGCCAGCCCGACGCTGAACCACAAGCTGTTTCAAGTGGACTTCCTGACCACGCTGGCAGGCGATGCGATGATCACGATGTGCTATCACCGCCCGCTGGACGATGAATGGCAGGCTGAAGCAGAGGTGCTGGCGAAAGAGCTGGGCGTGAGCCTGATCGGTCGTTCCAAAGGCCAGAAACGGGTGATCGGCGATGATTACGTGACCGAGAAGCTTGACGTCGCTGGCCGCACGTTCAGCTATCGCCAGCCCGAAGGCGCCTTTACCCAGCCCAACGGCACGGTCAACGGCAAGATGCTCAACTGGGCTTACGACGCACTGGGCGAGCGGCAAGACGATCTGCTGGAGCTGTATTGCGGCAACGGCAACTTCACCCTGCCGCTGGCGACCCGCGTGCGCAAAGTGCTGGCGACTGAAATCAGCAAGACGTCGGTCAATGCCGCGCTGAGCAATCTGGATGACAACGGCGTGGATAACGTCACGCTGGTGCGCCTGTCGGCCGAAGAGCTGACCGAAGCGCTGAACGAAGTGCGCCCGTTCCGCCGCCTGCAGGGCGTGGACCTGAAGAGCTACGATTTCGGCAGCGTCTTCGTCGACCCGCCTCGCGCAGGGATGGACCCGGACACCTGCGAGCTGACCCGTCGTTTCGAGCGGATTCTGTACATTTCCTGCAACCCGGAAACCCTGGCCGCCAACATCGCCCAGTTGCACGACACCCACCGGGTCGAGCGCTGCGCCCTGTTCGACCAGTTTCCGTACACCCACCACATGGAGTCGGGTGTGCTGCTGGTCAGGCGTTGAAACTCGCTTTCCTGAATCGTGGGCCATTGTTGATTATCGTGCCGACGCTCCGCGTTGGCATGCATCCCGTGACGCTCCGCGTCACAGATCTACGCCGCACTGCGTTCTCAAGGTTGGACGCAGAGCGTCCAGAACTGCATTACCACGCGGAGCGTGGGGATGATAATCATCGTCCCCAACACCCACGCAAATCCCGGCCCGTCGAAACTGTCAGTTTATTTATTAGCTTCCTATCGATACGCTGAGGTATAAACCGAAACCCGATTTAGCCGTTTCGATGGGATCCCGTCTTGAGCTCCGAGTCTTCCGCTTCTTCTGCCCCGGTCAAGCTGTCCAGCCAGCCTGGTTTCGTCAGTTTCATCCTGTCGCGCCTCATGGCGGTGTTTGCCATGCAGATTCAGGCGGTGGTGGTGGCCTGGCAGGTTTATGACATGACCCGCGAGCCGATGGCGCTGGCCTATGTGGGGCTTGCTCAGTTCATTCCCATGTTGCTGCTGTTGATGCCCGCCGGGGATCTGATCGACCGTTACAACCGCAAGGTGATCCTGATGCTCAGCTGGGGCGTGCAGGCGGTCTGTGGCGTCATTTTGCTGGTCTTCTCCGCGCTCAAACTGCAAGACCTGCGGCTGATCTACGGCGCGCTGATGCTCTATGGCTGCGCCCGCGCCTTTACCGGCCCGGCCCTGCAAAGCCTGCTGCCGCAGATTGTTCCGCGTGATCAACTGCCTTCGGCCATCGCCACCAACAGCGTCATCATGCGCTGCTCGACTGTCGGCGGCCCGTTGATCGGCGGCTATCTGTACTGGCTGGGCGGCGCAGAGCTGACCTATTCGGTGTGCGTCGCGGCATTCATTGCCGGGATTGTGCTGCTGGCCCCGGTTGCCACGCCGTTTGCCGGCAAGCCGGTAGAGCTGGGCTCGAATGCCTGGGGACGATTCACCGCAGGCATTGCCTTTATCCGCTCGCGCCCGATCATCCTCGGCACCATTTCTCTGGACCTGTTCGCTGTATTGCTGGGCGGCGTGGTTGCATTGCTGCCGATCTATGCCCATGAGGTGCTGCACCTCGGACCGCAGGGATTGGGCATGTTGCGCGCGTCGATGAGCCTGGGTGAGCTGGGCGTCGGCATTTACCTGAGCATTCGCCCGCTGGAGCGCAACGTCGGGATGACCATGTTTCTCGCCGTTGCCCTGTTCGGCGTGGCGAATCTGGTCTTTGCCCTGTCGACACTGTTCTGGCTGTCGTGCCTGGCGCTGCTGGTCGCGGGTGCAGCAGACATGGTCAGCGTGTTCATTCGCTCGGCGCTGGTACAGTTTTCGACCCCGGACAACATGCGTGGCCGGGTCAACGCGGTGAACATGCTGTTCATCGGCTCTTCCAACGAGCTGGGCGAGTTCCGGGCGGGCACCAGCGCCTCGCTGGTCGGCGCAATCCCGGCCGCGATCCTCGGCGGCGTCTGCACGCTGGGTGTGGTCGGCGCATGGATGACAGGCTTCAAGTCGCTGCGCCAGGTCGACCGTTTTGCCGATGCGTCCCCACCGGACGTATTCAAGGCACAACCCGCCGCACAGCCCTGATCACCGCAGGCAGCGCGAAATCAAGACCAGAGCAATACCGGCAGAACCAAACTGTCCGTCACGCCTCTATACTGTCGCATTCTGCACAACGCTGCGCGGACCGCCGCACTGGCCAGACCTGTATCAGCAGCGATACTCATTGCAAGAAACATAGAGGGATCCGACATGCTCTGGAAAAAAGGCCGACGTAGCGACAACGTAGTCGATGCTCGCGATGGCGGCAGCAGTGGGGGTGGCGGTGGCATGCGCATCGGTGGCAAGGGACTGGGTATCGGCGGTATCGTGATCATTGTCGCGATCGGCCTGCTGACCGGTCAGGACCCGATGCAGATCCTTGGCCAGTTGACCGGACAGAGCACTGAGCAAACCGCACCGCCCAGCGCACAGACGCGTGAAGCGCCGCCCGCCAACGATCAGCAGGCCGAATTTGTGCGCAGCATTCTGGGCGACACCGAAGACACCTGGCGCGCGGTGTTCGCGCAAAGCGGCCGCGAGTACAAGGACCCGACGCTGGTGCTGTTCAGCGGCCAGGTGAATTCCGCCTGCGGTCGCGCCACCTCGGCGACCGGTCCGTTCTATTGCCCGGCTGACCAGCAGGTCTATCTGGATATGGACTTCTTCCGCGAAATGGCCCAGCGCTTTTCCGCCGCCGGGGACTTCGCTCAGGCTTACGTGATTGCGCACGAAGTCGGGCACCATGTGCAGACACTGCTGGGCATTTCCGCCAAGGTCGACAAAGCGCGTCAGGCCGGGCAAAAAATGGAAGGCAGCAACGGTTTACTGGTGCGCCAGGAGTTGCAGGCCGACTGCTTTGCCGGTGTTTGGGCCTACAACGCACAAAATCGTTTGAACTGGCTTGAGCCGGGTGATATTGAAGAAGCATTGAACGCGGCGAACGCTATCGGCGATGATCGCCTGCAGCAGCAAAGCAGTGGTCGAGTCGCTCCGGACTCCTTCACGCATGGCACGTCTGCACAGCGCGTGCGCTGGTTCAAGGCCGGTTTTGCCGAAGGCCAAATAAATCAATGCGACACGTTCGCTGCCAAGAGTCTCTGAGCACATGATTAAACCGCTTCTGGTCCTGTTGTTAAGCACTGCCTTCGTGAGCCTTGCGGCGCATGCCGAGGATCAAGCGGTTAATTCCATCAGCCCGGATCGTCTGGCGATCAATGGTGCCGAGGCGACGCTCGGGCTGAGCCAGGAGTGGGTGCATCCCAAACCGAAGATCGAGCGTGTGGTGATCGTGCTGCACGGTCGTCTGCGCAACGCGCAAACCTACCTGCGCAGCATCGAACGTGCTGCCAATCAGTCCAGAGAGCGCGGCAAGACCCTGCTGATTGCCCCGCAGTTTCTGGATGAGAAAGACATCGTCGCCCACCATTTGCCGGAATCGATTCTGCGCTGGCGTCAGAACGGCTGGATGGAAGGCGCAACCTCCAGCGGTCCCAAGCCGGTCAGCTCGTTTCTGGTGCTCGACCATATCCTCAAGCGCCTGAGCGACAGCAAGCTGTTCCCCAATCTGAAAGAAATCGTCATTGCCGGGCATTCCGGTGGTGCGCAGGTGGTACAGCGCTACGCGATGATCGGCGGCAAGGAAGACGCGCTGCTGCTACGCGAGGGTGTGAAGCTGCGTTACGTGATTGCCAACCCGTCGTCGTATGCCTATTTCGACGCCGAGCGGCCGGAGCCGGTGACCGCGCAAAGCTGCCCTGACTTTGACGAATGGAAATACGGCCTGAACAAGATGCCGTTCTACTCGGGCAAGGAAAAACCGGCCGACATCGAAAAGAACTACGTGAAGCGTGACATCACTTACCTGCTGGGCGAACTGGACACCGACCGCAATCACCCGGCGCTGGACAAGACCTGTGCAGCCGAAGCACAGGGCCCGTATCGCCTGATTCGCGGGCAGAACTACTTCAACTACCTGCAGAAGCGCCACCCCGAGGGGCTGAACCAGCGTCTGGTGATCGTGCCGAAAGTCGGCCACAACGGCGACGGGATCTTCACATCACCTGAAGGCCAGGCGGTGCTATTCAAGCCGTTCTAAAGTATGAATATCGTCCCCGCGCTCAGCGTTATACACCAGTCCAACCGACTCTCGTGCATTACGCCATGCCTCGCCCTTAGCGACTGCACATAGAAGCGCTTTTTTATCGCGATGGTACTGGCGACGCAGAGTGCGACGTGAGTGACGGCTGAGTCCTGGCGCTGATCCGGGGGTAGCCTGGCAGGACGCCAGGCTAGCCGCACCGTGCCATGGATGGCCCGTTGCGGCGCCCCCCGGATCAGTGTCAGGGCGAAGGAACCCGACGAAGTCGGGCCGGAAACAGGAGCGAGGGGGTTTGCCTACTTTGGCCCCATCAAAGTAGGTCGCCGAGGGGCGAAAAGGGGGCTCGAGTCGAGCCTGAATCTCTCTGATATCGCAGAACTGTGTGACGCGGAGCGTCACGAAATTCATGCCACTGCGGAGCACTGGCACGATAGGCCGTTCAGATCAGCCCAACATCCCGCGCAACGCCCTGCAATCCACCGCGTGCCAGTCGGTCAGTTCCGGCCAGGGGTTCTCCGGCAGGTTGACCAGGATGGTTTTTGCCCCCGCCGCACGGCCGCAGCTCAGGTCGTGCAGGTAATCGCCGATCATGACCATTCTTTCCGGCTCGACCTCCCAGGCGCTCGCCAGCTTCAGCAAGCCGGCCGGGTCGGGTTTGGGCGTCGCTTCGTCACGGCCAAGTACGTCCTCGACGGCGAAACAATCGGCCAGACCGATTGCCTGCAACGTGATATGCGCCAGCTCGCGAGCGTTGCGGGTCAGTATGCCCAACCGATAACCACGCCCTGCCAGCTCGCGAACCAGCTCGACCGCACCCTCGGCAGGCAGCGAACCCAGCGCCAGCTCTCGCTCATGCTCCAGCAGCCAGGCGTGCTTGGCCGCTGACTCGTCCTCTGGCAACGCTGCCAAATGGCCAAGAATGTCGTGGTCCTGCGGGATACCCAGTTCACGCTTGATCGCCGGAAAATCGTGGACCGGCACGGTCAGGGTGCCGTCCATGTCGAATACCCAATGCCGTATGCCGTCGAGTGTCATGCCCAATCCTTTCGGTGACGAATCAATCCTTCCTGGCTGACCGATGCAACCAGTTGCCCGGCGCGGTTGAAGACACTGCCCCGCGAAAAGCCTCGGGAGTTGCCTGCCCACGGGCTGTCCATGGCATACAGCAGCCAGTCATCGGTGCGCAGGTCATTGTGGAACCACAGTGAATGATCAAGGCTGGCCACCTGCATATCGCGCTGCCAGACCGTCTTGCCATGGGGTCGCAACGAGGTGGTCAGCAGGTTGAAATCAGACGCGTAGGCCAGCATGTAACGATGCAGCGCCTGTATGTCCGGCAAGCTGCCATCGGCGCGGAACCACACATACTTGACCGGCTCGCCAGGCTTGGGGTCATACGGGTCCTCGGCCGTCACCGGGCGGAACTGAATCGGCTTGGGGCGCAGAAACTTGTCGTGCGCCGCTTCGGGAATCAGGTGTGCTCGGCTGGTCAGCAGCTCAAGCTCCGACGGCAGGTTCTCCGGGCCGACAATCTGCGGCATCGTAGCCTGATGCTCGAAGCCCTCTTCGTCGTACTGAAACGAAGCGCTGCAGGTAAAGATCGGCTTGCCCTTCTGTATCGCCGTGACACGACGGGTGCTGAAACTGCCGCCGTCACGCACCCGGTCAACCTGATAGACCACCGGCAGACCCGCATCGCCGGGGCGCAGAAAGTAGCCGTGCAGCGAGTGAACGTGCCGGGTGTCCTCGACGGTCTGGCTGGCGGCGGACAATGACTGGCCCAGCACCTGGCCACCAAAAAGCTGGCGGAAACCCAGATCCTGACTACGGCCGCGAAACAGGTTTTCTTCGATGGCTTCCAGCGTCAGCAGCTCAACCAGATCATCCAGCACTTGACTCATTATCACTCCTCGCGCACACCGGCTCTGAACCCGCAAGGCAGCGGTGACCGGTATGATATGTGGCGAGCCTGGGGCCCGCACCTTGGAATGGAATGATACAGAATTTAAGATGGCGGGCTTAATCCTGTTTACAGCTCAGTCAGGGCTCAAGCGTGTTGAGCCACTGCTCACGGCTGATCCGGTACAGCACATGCTGTTTGAGCGGATGGCCGTCCGGCAGGTTGGGGTGCGCGAAGTTGTCGGACTCGTCGTGCTGCATGCCGATCGCCTGCATGACTTTCTGCGATGGCTGGTTGTTCAGCGCGGTGAACGAGACGATCTCTTCCAGCTTCAAACGCTCGAACCCGCAACGCAGCGCGGTCCATGCCGCCTCGCTGGCAAAGCCCAAGCCCCAGTGCTCGCGCGCCAGGCGCCAGCCAATTTCAACGGCGGGCGTGAAAGGCGCCTTGAAACCCACCACATGCAGCCCGGTGAAACCGATGAATTCGCCCGTATCCTTGCGTTCCAGCGCCCATAACCCGAAGCCCAGCTCGGCGAAATGACCGCGTATTCGCCCGATCATGGCGGCGCTTTCAAGACGGCTCAGAGGCGCCGGAAAATAGCGCATGACTTGCGGATCGGTGCACATGGCGGCGAACACGGGCAAGTCGTCGTCACGCCACTGCCGCATCAGCAGTCTGGCACTGTCAAGCTTGAGTATCGGTTCCATCGATTCACCCGTGTTACGAGACCATGGTTACGAGGCTAAGTTACGAGGCCAGTTAATAGTTACGAGGCTATATGGCCGTCAGTGTGAGCATAGTTCCACCAGCCGTTTGCCAGATGACTGGGCGACCGAGCGCATAACTGGCACTATCGGCCTTCGACCTTTGAACGAACATCCAATGCCCCTGCCGCTCATCTATCACGACGACTACAGCCCGGCGTTTCCGGCGGACCATCGGTTCCCTATGGACAAGTTTCGCCTGTTGCGTGACTACTTGGTCGACAGCGGGCTGACCCGTGACGTTCAATTAATACGCCCTGAGTTATGCCCGGCGGACATTCTGGCGCTGGCCCATGATCCGTCCTACATAAGCCGCTACCTCAGTGGCGACCTGTCACGCGAGGATCAGCGACGTCTCGGCCTGCCCTGGAGCGAAGCACTCGCACGACGCACTGTCCGTGCCGTGGGCGGCTCGCTGCTGACCGCCGAATACGCTCTGACGCACGGGCTGGCCTGTCATCTGGCAGGCGGCACGCACCATGCGCACTACGATTACCCGGCCGGTTTCTGCATCTTCAATGACCTGGCCGTGATCAGCCAGTACCTGCTGCAGAGCGGCCGTGTGGATAAAATATTGATCTTCGATTGTGACGTCCATCAGGGCGATGGCACAGCGCGTATTCTGGCGGATACAGAAGATGCAATTACCGTCTCGCTGCACTGTGAAAAGAACTTCCCGGCCCGCAAGGCCCAGAGCGACTGGGACATCCCGCTGCCGATGGGGATGGGCGACGCCGAGTACCTGAACGTTGTCGATGACCTGCTCAATTACCTGCTGCCGTTCTACAAACCGGATCTGGTGCTGTATGACGCAGGCGTGGATGTCCACAAAGACGACGCCCTCGGCTACCTGCAACTGACCGACCAGGGCGTGGCCAGTCGCGACGAGGCGGTGTTACGCCATTGTCTGGGCCGCGACATCCCGGTCATGGGCGTGATCGGCGGCGGTTACAGCAAGGACCGACAGGCACTGGCCAGGCGCCACGGGATTCTGCATCACAGTGCGCAGAAGGTATGGAACGACATGGGTTTGTAACCGCGCGCCGCACTTCACCCCCGTTGCACACCCGAGATGCACACCTGAAAACAGCCCTCGGGTAGAATGCCCCACCCTTCTGCTATCGATAGTCTGCTGACCATGACTCACCTCGCCTCCCCTGCCTGCCGATCCGTTGCCATCATCGGAGGCGGCCCTGCGGGATTGATAGCGGCCGAAGTGCTGAGCGAGGCCGGGTTCAAGGTCGATCTGTATGACGGCATGCCTTCGGTGGGGCGCAAGTTTCTGCTGGCGGGCGTTGGCGGCATGAATATCACCCATTCCGAACCCTACCCTGCCTTTCTGGGGCGCTACGCCGAACGTTCGCCGATGATCGCCCCCCTGTTGCGGGAGTTTGGCGCGGACGCTTTGTGCCAGTGGATTCATGCACTGGGCATCGAGACATTTGTCGGCAGCTCTGGCCGGGTGTTCCCTACCGACATGAAGGCCGCCCCGCTATTGCGTGCATGGCTCAAGCGCCTGCGTGATGCCGGTGTCGTTATCCACACCCGACATCGCTGGCTCGGCTGGAATGCCGACAGCAGCTTGCGTATCGCTCACCCGGACGGCGAACTCGCGCTAAAGCCCGCAGCCACCTTGCTGGCACTGGGCGGTGCCAGCTGGGCTCGCCTGGGTTCCGATGGTGCGTGGCTGCCGTGGCTGCGGGCAAAGCAAGTAGACGTCGCGCCTTTGCAGGCCGCCAACTGCGGTTTCGAAGTGAGTGCCTGGAGCGATCTGTTGCGTGACAAGTTTGCTGGCGCGCCCCTGAAGAACATCGCTATGGGCCTGCATGGCCAAACGCTGCGCCTGGGCGAATGCGTACTGACCGAGACGGGCGTTGAAGGCAGCCTTGTGTACGCACTCTCGGCGCAGATTCGAGAGCAGATCAACCTTGATGGCTCGGCCGTTGTGCAGATTGATCTGCTGCCCGATAAAACGCTGACAGACATTCAAAAAGCGCTGAGCAAACCCCGCGGCTCGCGCTCGATGTCCAAACACCTGCACAGCCAGTTGGGGCTGGACGGTGCAAAGGCCGCGCTGTTACGCGAGCTTGCGCCTCGTGAGGCGTTTGCTGATGGGCTGTTGTTAAGCCAAGCCATCAAGGCACTGCCACTGACCCTGATCACACCGCGCCCGATTGATGAGGCCATCAGCACCGCAGGCGGCGTGACTTTCGAAGCGCTGGACGAACGCCTGATGCTCAGGCAACTGCCGGGCGTGTTCTGCGCAGGCGAAATGCTCGACTGGGAAGCCCCCACCGGCGGCTACCTGCTCACCGCCTGCTTCGCCAGCGGCCGCGCTGCGGGGCTGGGGATGGTTGAGTGGCTGAACTCGCGCTGATCCCTGTGCCTATGTTCTTCGTGGGGATGCATTTCTTTACGCTCTGCGTCTGCGTCACACACCGGCGTCCGGACACCTGATTCAGGCATTAAGGGATGCAGGCCTGAGCTTGGGTTACGCTGGCTGTTTCACCAGGCTGAAGATTTGTGACGCAGAGCGTCACGAACGGCATTCCCACGCGGAGCGTGAGGAACGATAGGCGCTCCTACACTCGCCGCGGCAGCCCTGAATGCGCGATGCGCCTCGAGGCTTTTTGACTATCGTGCCCACGCTCCAGCGTGGGCATGCCGTTCTGGACGCTCTGCGTCCGATCTTGAGTATGCGGCTTCCCTCAAGGCTTCTTCTTGCGTGGCCCGGTGTTGAAGACCGGTACTTTACGCACCGGTTTGACCACTGGCGCAGGCTCTGACTCGCCGCTGTCGACCCATTTACCCAGGTTGCGTTTGCTGCCCGAGACCTTGGGCTTTTTCGGTTTCTTGGGCTTTTTCAGAATCTGGCCGCTGGCGTCAGTGCTTGGCACCCGATGCTCCGGCTCGAAATCCTGTTCTTCATGGCGCTCCAGGGTCTGGCGGGTCAGCACTTCAATGGCCGACAGCAGCTCAACCTCATCGGCACACACCAGGGAAATCGCCTCGCCGGTCTGGCCCGCACGGCCGGTACGACCGATACGGTGGATGTAATCCTCGGCCACGATCGGCAGGTCCAGGTTGACCACGGTCGGTAAGTCATCGATATCCAGACCGCGAGCTGCCACGTCGGTGGCAACCAGGATCTTCACTTCGTTGCTCTTGAAACGATCCAGCGCACGCTGACGGGTGGCCTGCGGTTTGTCGCCATGAATGCCGTCGGCGTTCAAGCCCAGCCCCTGCAAGCGGTCCACCAGTTGATCAACGCCCACGCGGGTCTTGGCGAACACCAGCACCTGCCCCCACCGATGCTTCTTCATCAAGTGAATGAACAGATCCGCCTTGCGCTTCTTGTCCACGGTCACGACCCATTGCTTGACCGAAGACGCCGCGACATTGCGCGGGCTGACTTCGATGGTCAGCGGGTCATTCAGCATTTGCGCGGCCAGCAGGCGAATCTCGTCGGAGAACGTCGCTGAGAACAGCAGCGTCTGACGCTGCTTGGGCAACACGGCATAGATCCCGCGCAGCTCCTCGGCAAAGCCCAGGTCAAGCATGCGGTCGGCTTCATCGAGAATCAGGGTTTGCAACTGAGAGAACCTGATCGCTTTCTGGCGATACAGATCAAGCAGGCGGCCCGGCGTCGCAACCAGCACATCCACGCCCTTGCGCAGCTTCATCATTTGCGGATTGATGCTCACGCCGCCGTAAGCCGCGTAAGTGCTCAGTGGCAAGTGTTCGGCATACTGACGAATGCTCTCGTGAACCTGATCGGCCAGCTCGCGGGTCGGCGCCAGGACCAGCGCACGGATCGAGTTGGGCGCTACTTTGGGGCCTTCCATGGTCAGGCGTTGCAGCAGCGGCAAGGCGAAACCGGCGGTCTTGCCGGTGCCGGTCTGGGCCGCAGCCATCAGATCGCGGCCCGCCAGTACCGGAGGAATGGCCTGTGTCTGTACAGGCGTCGGAGTCTGGTAACCGAGCGCTTCAAGGGCGCGCAGCAAGGGTTCGATCAGGCCAAGAGAGGCGAATGTCATGGGGATACCGTAGGAAAAATTCACGCAAGGCGCGCAGTTTAACCTGTCCGGCCCACCTCGGTTAGCTTGTGCGTGTCGATCCGGCGTCTCGCAGTGGCGGCCTGCGCCATTGCGGCAAGCCAATCAGCACCACGCCGCTGATGATCACCACCATCGCCATGCACTCTTCCGCGCCGATTGTCTCGCCCGCGAACAGCACGCCAAGCATCACCGCAACCGCCGGGTTGACGTAGGCGTAACTGGTGGCGGCGGCCGGACGTACGTTCTTGAGCAGGTACATGTAAGCACTGAACGCGACGATGGAGCCAAACACCACCAGATACAGCAGCGCGCCCCAGCCCGCCGCCGTCGGCATGTGCTCAAGGCGCTCGCCGCTGAGCGCGCTGCCCATCAACAGCGTCGCCCCGGCGGTCAGCATTTCCGCAGCACTGGCCATCGGGCCTTTCGGCAACGGCAGGTGCTTGCTCAGCACCGAGCCGAACGCCCACGATGCAGCAGCGAGGATCACCAGCGCCGCCCCGTAGGGACTGGCTTGCAGGTTGGAGCCGAGATTCAGCAGGCAGATGCCGATCAGGCCCAGCACAATGCCCGCCCACTCAAGGTTGGTCGTGCGATTGCCCCAGAATAGGCCGAACAACAAGGTGAACAGTGGCATGGTTGCCACCGCCAGCGCTGCGATGCCCGACGCGACACCGGCATGCTCGGCCAGCGTCACCCCGCCATTACCGCAGGCCAGCAGCAGAAAACCGATCACGAACGCGGCTTTCCACTCGACCCAGGTCGGCGCAGGCACGCCGCGAAAACGCAAGAAACCGTACATCAGGCACCCGGCAATCATGAAGCGCACGCCTGCCATCATCAGCGGCGGCCACGACTCGACGCCAATGCGGATCACCAGATAGGTCGAACCCCAGATCAGGTACAAGGCAAGAAAGGCACCGATGAGCAACGGCGAAATGCGAACGGACTGGGGCATGGTCAGACTCTGGATGCATTGTTATGGTTGACCTATTGTATGAAGGCCAACCACGAAGATTAAGCAGACAAACCTGTTTAATCCACGCCATAACTTATGAATCAACGCTTGTTCGGCATCCAGACCTTCGTTTTAAAAATCAAACGCCGCGCAACAGGAGGCACGCCATGACCCTGGATAAATACGATCGGATTCTGCTCGATGAACTACTGAAAAACGGCCGCGCCTCTTTTGCGCAATTGGCGAAGCTGGTCAACCTGTCTGCCCCGGCGGTGGCTGAACGAGTTGCCAAGCTGGAAGCCAGCGGGGTGATTACCGGCTACGAGGCCAAGGTCGATCTGTCA from Pseudomonas syringae includes:
- a CDS encoding DEAD/DEAH box helicase — its product is MTFASLGLIEPLLRALEALGYQTPTPVQTQAIPPVLAGRDLMAAAQTGTGKTAGFALPLLQRLTMEGPKVAPNSIRALVLAPTRELADQVHESIRQYAEHLPLSTYAAYGGVSINPQMMKLRKGVDVLVATPGRLLDLYRQKAIRFSQLQTLILDEADRMLDLGFAEELRGIYAVLPKQRQTLLFSATFSDEIRLLAAQMLNDPLTIEVSPRNVAASSVKQWVVTVDKKRKADLFIHLMKKHRWGQVLVFAKTRVGVDQLVDRLQGLGLNADGIHGDKPQATRQRALDRFKSNEVKILVATDVAARGLDIDDLPTVVNLDLPIVAEDYIHRIGRTGRAGQTGEAISLVCADEVELLSAIEVLTRQTLERHEEQDFEPEHRVPSTDASGQILKKPKKPKKPKVSGSKRNLGKWVDSGESEPAPVVKPVRKVPVFNTGPRKKKP
- the yedA gene encoding drug/metabolite exporter YedA, translating into MPQSVRISPLLIGAFLALYLIWGSTYLVIRIGVESWPPLMMAGVRFMIAGCLMYGFLRFRGVPAPTWVEWKAAFVIGFLLLACGNGGVTLAEHAGVASGIAALAVATMPLFTLLFGLFWGNRTTNLEWAGIVLGLIGICLLNLGSNLQASPYGAALVILAAASWAFGSVLSKHLPLPKGPMASAAEMLTAGATLLMGSALSGERLEHMPTAAGWGALLYLVVFGSIVAFSAYMYLLKNVRPAAATSYAYVNPAVAVMLGVLFAGETIGAEECMAMVVIISGVVLIGLPQWRRPPLRDAGSTRTS
- a CDS encoding TIGR03862 family flavoprotein codes for the protein MTHLASPACRSVAIIGGGPAGLIAAEVLSEAGFKVDLYDGMPSVGRKFLLAGVGGMNITHSEPYPAFLGRYAERSPMIAPLLREFGADALCQWIHALGIETFVGSSGRVFPTDMKAAPLLRAWLKRLRDAGVVIHTRHRWLGWNADSSLRIAHPDGELALKPAATLLALGGASWARLGSDGAWLPWLRAKQVDVAPLQAANCGFEVSAWSDLLRDKFAGAPLKNIAMGLHGQTLRLGECVLTETGVEGSLVYALSAQIREQINLDGSAVVQIDLLPDKTLTDIQKALSKPRGSRSMSKHLHSQLGLDGAKAALLRELAPREAFADGLLLSQAIKALPLTLITPRPIDEAISTAGGVTFEALDERLMLRQLPGVFCAGEMLDWEAPTGGYLLTACFASGRAAGLGMVEWLNSR